A genomic window from Elaeis guineensis isolate ETL-2024a chromosome 3, EG11, whole genome shotgun sequence includes:
- the LOC105041432 gene encoding uncharacterized protein, with the protein MAISSIRFSVLALTFGLLAAASFAQAPGAAPTRPPTAAPTRPPTAAPVSPPTPTPSPVSPSPVPASSPPTSTPIPSPAPGASPPAPPTAATPSRSPAGSPPSTIASPSSQPPSAPGADNAAAVPVVSWIAVAAAVAVACAF; encoded by the coding sequence ATGGCGATCTCCTCCATTCGCTTCTCCGTCCTCGCTCTGACGTTCGGATTACTCGCGGCGGCTTCCTTCGCCCAGGCGCCCGGAGCAGCCCCTACGAGACCCCCCACCGCCGCCCCAACGAGGCCTCCCACGGCCGCCCCCGTTAGCCCTCCGACCCCAACACCCTCCCCCGTCTCCCCGTCACCGGTTCCCGCCAGCAGTCCCCCGACCTCCACCCCGATACCCTCCCCCGCTCCGGGCGCTTCCCCTCCGGCCCCTCCGACCGCCGCCACCCCCTCGAGGTCTCCCGCCGGCTCCCCGCCCAGCACCATCGCCTCCCCGTCGTCCCAGCCCCCCTCCGCCCCCGGGGCTGACAACGCCGCCGCGGTGCCCGTCGTCAGCTGGATCGCGGTCGCCGCCGCGGTCGCCGTTGCTTGCGCGTTCTAG